A single genomic interval of Zobellia nedashkovskayae harbors:
- a CDS encoding T9SS type B sorting domain-containing protein: protein MKKIKVFLFLSVFVQFVAAQVTPVEKAALLAFYNATDGPNWVSENDADLTNDWNFTGPVTDDWFGITINGGNITALDLNLTNDLAGSNNLVGIIPNEIGDLQWLTILDLAIGELTGPIPLSITTLTDLQTLNLFNNDLTGTIPAALSNLTQLQILHLAQNELTGEIPLSLTTFANLQWLTLRNNNLSGEIPIEITNMVTLTVLQLDGNQFTGYVYPEYGNLINLTIFGLERNLLTGTIPTELGNLINIVDFRIGNQNLTGTLPVSLRNLVRATNISIDHTNVSGEIPPEYGELINVELLILSENNLTGPIPDSFSNLTSLKWLDLRNNQLSGTTPDIFSNLTQLEILFLDFNKFTGSIPNSITSLISLINFSVSNNQLTGTIPPGISSLTNLQSLYLQNNQLEGTIPNFTSLPDFRTLVFSNNQYQFGDFESQFDQYSMNLSIFSDNPQSKVNEIENLSRNIGDNITLITTVSGTQNHYQWFKDGVAIIGAPDSPTLTLNNIQAADAGVYYAEITSDIVSDLTLERNDITIIINCVMPTVDNPDDVITCESYTLPPLSVDNYYYTDTNTGGTQLNAGDVITASQTLYVYTRTNGCSNENNFNIQIDSPTLIDSILDVEVCENYALPILNNGNYFTQTNGTGTELFAGDIINVSLTVYIYNESASCSNENSFTILIDPLLCEEKPEPEISCTIDFPNFFTPNNDGANDNYVPITDVCSPRGTLSIFDRYAKLVFQTNSLYNTWDGTYNGKPLPSSDYWYRFENIENKEVITGHFALKR from the coding sequence ATGAAGAAAATCAAGGTTTTTTTATTCCTGTCTGTATTTGTTCAATTCGTAGCTGCCCAGGTAACCCCTGTTGAAAAAGCAGCACTTTTAGCATTTTACAATGCAACTGATGGGCCAAATTGGGTAAGTGAAAATGATGCCGACTTGACTAATGATTGGAATTTTACGGGTCCCGTGACAGATGATTGGTTTGGTATAACAATTAATGGGGGTAATATAACCGCACTTGATCTAAATCTAACTAACGATTTAGCAGGAAGCAATAATCTAGTGGGAATAATACCAAACGAAATTGGAGACCTACAATGGTTAACTATTCTTGATTTGGCTATTGGCGAATTAACTGGCCCCATACCTTTAAGTATTACGACCCTTACCGATTTACAAACCCTTAACCTTTTTAATAATGATTTAACGGGAACAATTCCAGCTGCTCTCAGCAATCTAACACAATTGCAAATTCTCCATTTAGCACAAAACGAGCTGACGGGCGAAATTCCATTATCATTAACAACTTTTGCTAATTTACAATGGTTAACGTTACGAAATAATAATCTATCTGGTGAAATTCCGATTGAGATTACCAATATGGTAACACTAACGGTTTTACAATTGGATGGTAACCAATTTACGGGTTATGTATACCCAGAATATGGTAATTTAATAAACCTTACTATTTTTGGTTTAGAGCGTAATTTGTTAACTGGTACTATTCCTACCGAACTTGGCAATCTTATAAATATAGTTGATTTCAGAATTGGAAATCAAAACCTAACAGGAACACTACCAGTTTCTTTACGCAATTTGGTAAGGGCAACAAATATTAGTATCGATCATACTAACGTAAGTGGTGAAATTCCTCCAGAATATGGTGAACTTATTAATGTAGAACTACTTATCCTCTCTGAAAATAATTTAACAGGGCCAATACCAGATTCCTTTAGCAATCTAACTTCCTTAAAATGGTTGGATTTGAGAAATAACCAGCTTTCTGGGACTACACCTGATATTTTTTCAAATCTTACTCAACTCGAAATCTTATTTTTAGATTTCAATAAATTTACAGGTAGTATTCCAAATAGTATTACTTCCCTCATTAGTTTAATTAATTTCTCAGTTTCCAATAATCAATTGACTGGTACTATACCCCCTGGAATTAGTTCATTAACGAATCTCCAATCATTATATTTACAAAACAATCAACTGGAAGGAACAATACCTAATTTCACATCGCTGCCTGATTTCAGAACGCTAGTTTTCAGCAATAACCAATATCAATTTGGTGATTTTGAAAGTCAATTCGACCAGTATAGTATGAATCTTTCAATATTTAGTGATAATCCTCAGTCAAAAGTTAACGAAATAGAGAATTTATCCCGTAACATAGGCGATAACATCACCTTAATAACAACAGTTAGCGGCACTCAAAACCACTATCAATGGTTCAAAGACGGTGTCGCTATTATAGGTGCACCCGACAGCCCTACACTTACATTAAATAACATACAAGCTGCCGATGCGGGGGTATATTACGCAGAAATTACTAGTGATATCGTGTCCGACCTTACTTTAGAAAGAAATGATATTACTATAATTATTAATTGCGTAATGCCAACCGTTGATAATCCTGATGATGTTATTACTTGCGAAAGTTATACATTACCACCCCTTTCAGTTGACAATTACTATTATACCGATACAAATACAGGTGGCACACAATTAAATGCAGGGGATGTAATAACAGCTTCACAAACACTTTACGTGTATACCAGAACAAATGGTTGTTCAAACGAGAATAACTTTAATATTCAAATAGATAGTCCTACCCTAATCGATAGCATTTTAGATGTGGAGGTTTGCGAGAACTACGCTCTACCTATTCTCAACAATGGCAATTACTTTACTCAAACCAACGGTACAGGTACCGAGCTTTTTGCAGGTGATATCATAAACGTTTCACTGACCGTTTATATTTACAATGAATCTGCATCTTGTTCTAATGAAAACAGTTTTACTATATTGATAGACCCCTTATTATGCGAAGAAAAACCAGAACCTGAAATCTCATGTACAATTGATTTCCCCAATTTCTTTACACCAAATAATGATGGAGCGAATGACAATTATGTTCCCATTACAGATGTCTGTTCTCCAAGAGGTACATTAAGTATTTTTGACCGCTATGCAAAATTAGTGTTCCAAACAAACTCACTGTACAATACATGGGATGGGACTTACAATGGCAAACCTTTACCATCTTCAGATTATTGGTACCGATTTGAAAATATTGAAAACAAAGAAGTAATAACTGGCCATTTTGCATTAAAGCGATAG
- a CDS encoding ABC transporter permease, translating to MRRLLQIEFIKLWNNRASKVLILAYFVLLTSIALVAAVKFDIGPIKFHLAEQGIFNFPYIWHFNAFITAFFKLFLAIVIVSMMANEYSNKTIKQNLIDGLSKKEFILSKFLTVVTFSLISTVFVFGVSLVLGLFYSNFTEISIIFSGLEFLLAFFVKLVGFFSFCLFLGILVKRSAFALGFLILWQVFESFIRGIIRWRFFDGETTDIIMGFFPLNAMWNLIKEPFTRLSAVQTAVNQMGEEVVLNYHVHWYEILIVLAWTAIFIYGSYALLKKRDL from the coding sequence ATGAGACGACTCCTTCAAATAGAATTCATAAAATTGTGGAACAACAGGGCTAGCAAAGTCTTGATTCTGGCGTACTTTGTATTGCTTACCTCTATAGCATTAGTTGCCGCGGTTAAGTTTGATATTGGCCCAATAAAATTCCATTTAGCAGAACAGGGAATTTTCAACTTTCCATACATATGGCACTTCAATGCTTTTATAACAGCATTTTTTAAATTGTTTCTGGCTATTGTAATTGTATCCATGATGGCTAACGAATACAGTAACAAAACTATTAAACAGAATTTAATTGACGGTCTTTCCAAAAAGGAATTTATCCTTTCAAAATTTCTGACCGTCGTTACTTTTTCTTTAATTTCAACAGTTTTTGTTTTTGGAGTTTCGCTCGTTTTAGGTCTTTTTTACTCCAATTTTACTGAAATTAGCATCATTTTCTCCGGTTTAGAGTTCCTTTTGGCTTTTTTCGTAAAGCTAGTCGGTTTCTTCTCCTTCTGTTTATTTCTTGGTATTTTAGTAAAACGTTCTGCCTTCGCTTTAGGTTTTCTAATCCTATGGCAAGTATTTGAATCTTTTATCCGCGGCATTATTAGATGGCGTTTTTTTGATGGAGAGACTACGGATATCATTATGGGTTTCTTTCCGCTAAATGCCATGTGGAACCTAATTAAAGAACCTTTTACCAGATTAAGTGCCGTACAAACTGCCGTAAACCAAATGGGCGAAGAAGTTGTATTAAATTATCACGTGCATTGGTATGAAATATTGATTGTCCTAGCTTGGACGGCCATTTTTATTTATGGGTCTTACGCTCTTTTGAAAAAAAGAGATTTATAG
- a CDS encoding ABC transporter ATP-binding protein: MSTILTVNHLTKKFGYLTAVKDLSFTIEKGNVYGILGPNGSGKSTTLGIVLNVVNATQGNFAWFDGTTTTHQALKKVGAIIERPNFYPYMTALQNLKLVCKIKEVSEDKIEEKLELVGLLDRKNSKFRTYSLGMKQRLAIASALLNDPEILILDEPTNGLDPQGIHQIREIIKKIASQGTTILLASHLLDEVEKVCSHVIILRKGEKLYSGRVDGLLASHGFFELKTDNLENLKTFLEKHASFGRIKLENGCITAILKEEMNAGELNKTLFDQGIILSHLVKRKESLEEQFLTLTKNQSN, from the coding sequence GTGAGCACTATTCTAACAGTTAATCATCTCACCAAAAAGTTTGGATATCTAACGGCTGTCAAAGACCTTTCTTTCACCATTGAAAAAGGAAATGTATATGGCATTCTTGGACCGAACGGAAGCGGTAAATCTACTACTCTAGGTATTGTTCTAAACGTGGTAAACGCCACACAAGGTAATTTTGCTTGGTTTGACGGCACTACAACTACCCATCAAGCCTTAAAGAAAGTGGGCGCTATTATTGAAAGACCCAACTTCTATCCTTATATGACCGCGCTTCAAAACCTGAAATTGGTTTGTAAAATAAAGGAAGTTAGCGAAGATAAAATAGAGGAAAAACTAGAGCTTGTTGGTTTGTTAGACCGAAAAAACAGCAAGTTCAGAACCTATTCTTTGGGTATGAAGCAACGCCTGGCCATTGCCTCTGCCCTTCTCAACGACCCTGAAATTCTAATTCTTGATGAACCCACAAATGGATTAGACCCACAGGGAATTCATCAAATACGGGAGATCATTAAAAAAATAGCTTCTCAAGGCACGACTATTTTATTGGCATCGCACCTTTTGGACGAAGTTGAAAAAGTCTGTAGCCATGTTATTATCCTAAGAAAAGGAGAAAAATTATACTCTGGCCGTGTAGATGGCTTGTTAGCAAGTCATGGTTTTTTTGAATTAAAGACCGATAACCTTGAGAATTTAAAAACCTTTTTAGAAAAACATGCAAGTTTCGGAAGAATAAAGTTGGAAAACGGCTGCATCACTGCAATTTTAAAAGAAGAGATGAATGCGGGTGAACTGAACAAAACGCTTTTTGACCAAGGTATAATACTATCTCACCTAGTAAAAAGAAAAGAAAGCCTAGAAGAGCAATTCCTGACCTTGACCAAAAACCAATCCAACTAA
- a CDS encoding DUF11 domain-containing protein: MRQKLILFILFTMVSVSGFSQLSDLHYLPPLKQGGNNQAVTQQSIYLSSPETTAFSVNIYQGTSTTLYSTTTLSKTTPQEIALANGDNNITMMENDSTGVVITTGGLRLEAPGGEKFYVNYRGRSGSQATSLTSKGRQAMGNHFKWGGTPNKGTQNSLTNSLGIMATQDGTTVTVSGYDPDCEFRLGSDRDGLTADSYTINLDANESFVFEAYVGETPANADGWLGADVVSNNPIVISNGGLNTGARVGYSGRDAAIDQPVPQNKLGKEYVFIRGNGTSETEIPIIIGTQNGTNIYVNGSTTAIATINDGDYFEIPESNYSVSSAGGNMYVTTSKDAYAYQLMAGASAIYTQGLNFIAPVNCLLPDTVDNITHIEDAAGVTMTGGVTLIASTTTPDANITVTDGSGPIALPAPSAVAGTSLWKTYYVAGLTGDVTIESTGPIAVGFIGFSGARGIAGYFSGFDTVPAVDLQVTGGGCLPTAEVEVTDPNFDDYQWFENGVLIVGANNSTYTPTNAGDYYVRVTKGGCTYDSQPLTAYYCDPDIILSKDADQNTITEGDTVTFTITVETLGIDPVTNLVLTDVLPPGLELISSSISKGTFTYPDWNVGGMTSGDLETLTLVTRASLENIYSTTANYTNTVTNSQDQVDSNITMDDPSETVTVSKNTPTTVITNRRITYRVNRN; the protein is encoded by the coding sequence ATGAGGCAAAAGTTAATTTTATTTATTTTATTCACGATGGTTTCCGTATCTGGGTTTTCCCAGTTGAGTGACCTTCATTATTTGCCGCCATTAAAACAAGGTGGCAACAACCAAGCAGTTACCCAACAGAGTATTTATTTATCCAGCCCAGAAACTACAGCCTTTTCTGTAAATATTTATCAAGGCACATCTACAACCCTTTATAGCACAACTACGTTATCTAAAACTACTCCTCAAGAAATAGCACTAGCTAATGGTGATAACAACATTACCATGATGGAAAATGACAGTACTGGTGTTGTTATTACAACTGGAGGTTTACGATTGGAAGCTCCAGGTGGCGAAAAATTCTATGTGAATTATAGAGGTAGATCCGGGTCACAAGCAACTTCCCTTACAAGTAAAGGAAGGCAGGCAATGGGAAATCATTTTAAATGGGGAGGAACTCCAAATAAAGGTACTCAAAACAGTTTGACAAATTCGTTGGGAATAATGGCTACTCAAGATGGTACTACGGTAACCGTCTCAGGTTATGATCCAGATTGTGAGTTTAGATTAGGAAGTGATCGAGACGGTCTCACAGCTGATTCCTACACCATAAATTTAGATGCAAACGAATCTTTTGTGTTTGAGGCATATGTTGGAGAAACTCCTGCTAATGCAGACGGTTGGTTAGGAGCGGATGTAGTTTCCAATAATCCTATAGTCATAAGTAATGGGGGCCTTAACACTGGGGCAAGAGTTGGTTACAGTGGTAGAGATGCTGCAATTGATCAGCCGGTACCTCAGAATAAATTGGGAAAAGAATATGTCTTTATTAGAGGAAACGGAACAAGTGAAACAGAAATACCAATAATTATAGGTACTCAAAACGGCACGAATATTTATGTAAACGGAAGTACAACAGCTATCGCTACTATAAACGATGGTGATTATTTTGAAATACCTGAAAGCAATTACTCGGTTTCTTCGGCAGGAGGAAATATGTATGTAACCACTTCAAAAGATGCTTACGCCTATCAGTTAATGGCAGGTGCAAGTGCTATTTATACCCAGGGATTAAATTTTATTGCCCCTGTAAATTGCTTATTACCAGATACAGTAGATAACATTACACACATAGAAGATGCCGCTGGAGTAACCATGACCGGTGGAGTAACTCTAATTGCCTCTACCACTACCCCAGATGCAAACATTACCGTAACGGATGGTAGTGGTCCAATAGCCTTACCCGCACCATCGGCAGTTGCCGGAACGAGCTTATGGAAAACCTATTATGTTGCAGGACTAACTGGAGATGTAACCATAGAATCAACAGGACCAATAGCAGTTGGCTTTATAGGCTTTAGTGGTGCCAGAGGTATTGCTGGTTATTTTTCTGGTTTTGATACCGTACCTGCAGTAGATCTACAAGTTACAGGTGGTGGTTGCTTGCCTACCGCAGAAGTAGAGGTTACCGACCCCAATTTTGATGATTACCAATGGTTTGAAAACGGTGTCCTTATTGTAGGTGCAAATAATTCTACCTATACACCAACTAATGCAGGCGATTATTACGTACGGGTTACAAAGGGAGGGTGCACCTATGATTCCCAACCTTTAACCGCTTACTATTGCGATCCCGATATCATTCTGAGCAAGGATGCAGACCAAAATACGATTACCGAAGGAGATACGGTCACTTTTACAATTACTGTTGAAACTTTAGGAATAGATCCGGTCACCAACTTAGTTTTGACCGATGTTTTACCACCGGGCCTAGAATTGATTTCCTCCTCTATATCCAAAGGAACGTTCACTTATCCCGATTGGAATGTTGGAGGTATGACTTCCGGTGATCTAGAAACTTTGACTTTGGTCACCAGGGCCAGTCTAGAAAATATTTATTCTACAACCGCCAACTACACGAATACGGTAACCAACAGCCAAGACCAGGTAGACTCCAACATCACGATGGACGACCCTTCCGAAACCGTAACGGTAAGCAAAAACACCCCTACTACTGTAATAACGAATAGAAGAATTACCTATCGCGTAAATAGAAATTAA
- a CDS encoding T9SS type B sorting domain-containing protein — protein MKFFFTLLIILTCFSGISQQANDCFDAIVVCGNSDISSNASGFGTQELDPTTNQCVNQEVNSLWISVSIAVGGTLAFTIQPKVDDLEVDYDFFIFGPNSNCQNLVSPIRCSTTNPLQASLGYNITGLSEIELDQNEGPGPDGNSFVSPIPVTAGEQYYILVDRPNGDGGFNLEWTGTAGFLPSPNVTQPNDLEVCLSEADTVVDLTENEASITTSTTATILYYTSYNNAFDGVNAITDPTQFMYNGTKNNIYVRVTNPNGCFEIVDFGIQSILFDSPPDFDYSSCDPDGDGQADFPINDIIADGKNVFNNASDLELTIHPDINSAILNSNTITNPNLSSASTTLYARVSSTLFNDCYITYPISLTVNSSEFAASVNLVQCDIDQDNSLDGITKIDLNQAFPDLQDNAVLFYETNANRDANNPIADPSNYTNLVPFSTTIFFKVNTSTCGSLGEIYIEIKPTTVALNTSSPVQLCDDDTEDGVLAATFDLENIRQNTYAGMDVAFYESLEDASLEKNPLDGNYRTTSTFLYTRLETNNECNDIEEIELIVNSLPEISLEKLYEICADQDPLIIDAPDGFDGYSWLKIDKGIPLEISTDQQVTITEPGNYSLEVEIQYQSNNQPSSCLNYADFLVTPSTPVVIEDIKIKQLSDYSTVEVEIRGDSVYEYSLDGETYQDEARFDNVEAGLYTVFVRDKNGCSISEREISVIGFPKFFTPNGDGANDMWQVIGVNANFGDQVINIYNRYGKLVKQLYSNSIGWDGLMNGQPLPSSDYWFRINLENGKEFKGHFSLKR, from the coding sequence ATGAAATTCTTCTTTACACTACTAATTATCCTTACCTGTTTCTCGGGAATTTCTCAGCAAGCAAATGATTGTTTTGATGCCATAGTAGTTTGTGGCAATAGTGATATTTCCAGTAATGCTTCAGGTTTTGGCACACAAGAGTTAGACCCCACTACAAACCAATGTGTAAACCAAGAAGTCAATAGTTTGTGGATAAGTGTTAGTATTGCAGTAGGAGGCACACTTGCTTTCACAATTCAACCTAAGGTTGATGATTTAGAAGTAGATTACGACTTCTTTATTTTTGGTCCAAATAGTAATTGTCAGAATTTAGTAAGCCCCATACGATGTTCTACCACAAACCCACTTCAAGCCTCTTTAGGCTATAACATTACAGGGCTAAGCGAAATTGAATTAGATCAAAACGAAGGCCCAGGGCCAGACGGAAATAGCTTTGTTTCCCCTATTCCCGTTACTGCAGGAGAACAGTACTACATTCTCGTTGACAGACCTAATGGTGATGGTGGTTTTAATTTGGAATGGACAGGTACCGCCGGTTTTCTGCCATCTCCTAATGTTACCCAACCAAATGATCTTGAAGTGTGTTTATCAGAAGCGGATACGGTAGTTGATTTGACAGAAAATGAAGCCTCCATAACCACTAGTACCACTGCAACTATTTTATATTACACTTCATATAATAATGCCTTTGATGGTGTAAACGCAATTACCGACCCAACTCAATTTATGTACAATGGTACTAAGAATAATATTTATGTTCGAGTAACGAATCCCAATGGTTGTTTCGAGATTGTTGATTTTGGAATACAATCCATATTATTTGATAGCCCACCAGATTTTGACTACTCGTCCTGTGATCCAGATGGTGATGGGCAAGCAGATTTTCCAATAAATGATATTATCGCAGATGGTAAAAATGTATTTAACAATGCTTCTGACTTGGAATTGACCATACACCCGGATATAAACTCCGCAATACTGAATTCCAATACAATCACTAATCCAAATTTATCTTCCGCAAGCACAACGTTATATGCCCGTGTTTCGTCTACCCTATTCAATGATTGTTATATTACATATCCAATTTCATTAACTGTTAATTCATCCGAATTTGCAGCTTCCGTTAATTTAGTTCAATGCGATATTGACCAAGATAATTCGCTAGATGGTATTACCAAAATAGATTTAAATCAAGCCTTTCCAGATTTACAGGACAATGCCGTTTTATTTTACGAGACGAATGCCAATCGTGACGCCAATAATCCCATTGCCGACCCTAGCAATTATACCAACCTTGTCCCCTTTTCTACAACGATATTTTTTAAAGTAAATACTAGCACCTGTGGAAGTTTAGGTGAAATATATATTGAAATAAAACCTACAACTGTTGCTTTGAACACCTCGAGCCCAGTACAGTTATGTGATGATGATACCGAAGACGGAGTTTTAGCGGCTACTTTTGATCTAGAAAATATCCGCCAGAATACATATGCGGGAATGGACGTTGCTTTCTATGAAAGTTTAGAGGATGCTTCTTTAGAAAAAAATCCGCTTGACGGGAATTATAGAACCACTTCAACCTTCTTGTACACCCGCCTTGAAACTAATAATGAGTGTAATGACATAGAAGAAATTGAACTTATTGTCAACAGTTTACCGGAAATATCTCTAGAAAAACTTTATGAAATATGCGCTGATCAAGACCCTTTAATTATTGATGCTCCAGATGGTTTTGATGGATATAGTTGGCTTAAGATTGATAAAGGAATACCTCTGGAAATTAGCACCGATCAACAAGTAACGATTACAGAGCCCGGAAATTACAGCTTAGAAGTTGAAATTCAATATCAAAGCAACAATCAGCCCTCAAGCTGTTTAAATTATGCTGATTTTCTAGTTACACCTTCAACCCCTGTAGTGATTGAGGATATAAAAATTAAACAACTCTCCGATTATAGTACTGTAGAGGTTGAAATACGGGGAGACTCCGTTTATGAATATTCCCTTGATGGCGAAACCTATCAAGATGAAGCTAGGTTTGACAATGTAGAAGCTGGGCTCTATACCGTTTTTGTTCGTGATAAAAACGGTTGCAGTATTTCTGAAAGAGAAATTTCGGTTATTGGATTCCCCAAGTTCTTTACCCCTAACGGAGATGGTGCTAACGATATGTGGCAGGTAATTGGGGTAAATGCCAATTTTGGAGACCAAGTAATTAACATCTATAATCGCTACGGAAAACTTGTAAAACAACTTTACTCTAACTCTATTGGCTGGGATGGATTAATGAACGGACAGCCACTGCCTTCTTCAGACTATTGGTTTAGAATCAACTTAGAGAATGGCAAAGAGTTTAAAGGCCATTTTTCTTTAAAGCGATAG
- a CDS encoding BspA family leucine-rich repeat surface protein, with amino-acid sequence MKLPRYHLFIIGVLLVFFRGNAIDNYPHPLVGNEPFITTWNTDNPGTSDDNQITIPTFSSEIYNYTVDWGDGNTDANVTGDITHTYSTAGTYEVSISGEFPQINFRDLGDKEKIISVVQWGDIEWKSMRSAFSGCTNLDVRATDSPNLSEVTIVNGMFSGCSSLIGNESFNNWDMGMIIEMEGMFAAASQFNQPIGKWDVSNVKDMTGTFSQATSFNQTIGNWNVGKVEEMWDMFGGATSFNQDIGDWDVSNVLDMCGMFLLAESFDQNLSKWKPTSLRSACYMFNYSSLSTANYDALLIGWSEHNLKTNVDFEADNSTYCAGEKARNKLINTYGWKINDKGFLGITITELPNQEHTDSYTLPTITGTNLTGNEMYYTGPTGTGQFFSFGTTLYASDFPDYPVTLYIYDFSGASTSGCNDEKSFELTLNTICKNPIADNLESALSCTNYTLPELSKNNFYYTEANANGEKLEGGNIIYNSKTLYIHTGSGDCYDENTFKITINRSLCDIEIKPVDPCLVEFPQFITPNGDGRFDVFKPRKNPCGQSGKLHILDRYGRLVYATDDLSLGWDGTDNSRKLPEMDYWYLFQNSDSGKTFTGHFSILR; translated from the coding sequence ATGAAACTCCCTCGCTATCATCTATTTATTATAGGTGTCCTTCTCGTATTTTTTAGAGGAAATGCAATAGACAATTACCCTCACCCCTTAGTTGGCAACGAACCATTTATTACCACATGGAATACAGATAACCCTGGTACATCAGATGATAATCAGATTACCATTCCTACATTTTCTAGTGAAATTTATAATTATACAGTTGACTGGGGTGATGGTAATACTGATGCTAATGTGACTGGCGACATAACACATACTTATTCCACGGCAGGAACATATGAAGTCTCTATCTCTGGAGAATTTCCACAGATAAATTTTCGCGATTTGGGGGACAAAGAAAAAATTATATCGGTCGTACAATGGGGAGATATTGAATGGAAATCAATGCGTAGCGCATTTAGCGGTTGTACAAATTTAGATGTAAGAGCTACAGATTCTCCTAATTTATCGGAGGTTACCATAGTAAATGGTATGTTTTCCGGTTGTTCCTCCCTTATAGGAAATGAGTCTTTCAATAATTGGGATATGGGCATGATTATAGAAATGGAAGGTATGTTTGCTGCCGCATCACAATTCAACCAACCAATAGGAAAATGGGATGTAAGCAATGTTAAAGATATGACCGGTACATTTAGCCAAGCTACCTCATTTAACCAAACTATCGGGAATTGGAATGTTGGGAAAGTGGAAGAAATGTGGGATATGTTCGGCGGAGCAACTAGTTTTAATCAAGACATAGGAGACTGGGATGTGAGCAATGTCTTGGACATGTGTGGTATGTTCCTTCTCGCTGAGTCATTTGACCAAAACCTAAGTAAATGGAAACCCACTAGTTTACGTTCTGCCTGTTATATGTTTAACTATTCATCACTATCCACCGCCAATTACGACGCCCTTTTAATAGGTTGGAGTGAACACAATCTTAAAACCAATGTAGATTTTGAGGCAGATAATAGTACGTACTGTGCCGGAGAGAAAGCCAGAAACAAGTTGATTAATACCTATGGGTGGAAAATTAATGACAAAGGATTTTTAGGTATTACAATAACTGAATTACCTAACCAAGAACATACAGACAGCTATACTCTTCCGACGATTACAGGGACAAACTTAACCGGAAACGAAATGTATTATACAGGCCCTACTGGCACCGGTCAATTTTTTTCTTTTGGTACAACGCTTTACGCAAGTGATTTTCCAGACTATCCCGTAACACTATACATTTATGATTTTAGTGGCGCTAGTACATCAGGCTGTAATGATGAGAAAAGCTTTGAGCTTACATTAAACACTATTTGTAAAAATCCAATTGCCGATAATTTAGAGTCTGCATTGAGCTGTACTAATTATACATTACCAGAACTAAGTAAAAACAATTTCTACTATACGGAAGCCAATGCTAATGGAGAAAAACTTGAAGGAGGTAATATTATCTACAACAGTAAAACGCTGTATATCCATACGGGCTCAGGCGACTGTTATGACGAGAATACTTTTAAAATTACAATAAACAGAAGTTTATGCGATATTGAGATTAAACCAGTTGATCCCTGCTTGGTTGAATTTCCACAATTTATAACACCTAATGGAGATGGCCGATTTGATGTATTCAAACCCAGAAAAAATCCTTGCGGGCAATCCGGTAAATTGCATATTCTTGACAGATATGGTAGACTTGTTTATGCAACTGACGATTTATCCTTGGGCTGGGACGGCACTGACAACTCACGAAAACTACCTGAAATGGATTATTGGTACCTATTCCAAAACTCTGATTCCGGTAAAACATTTACAGGTCATTTTTCAATACTCCGATAG